A window of the Gemmatimonadota bacterium genome harbors these coding sequences:
- a CDS encoding copper resistance protein B translates to MMQPDRVTRFLAAPVLIVALMLASSGPLAAQVVDTLPHSSAHDMSWGRETFVLSEVLEYAPSGVNRPVNYDLLAWTGGAVNRLWAKADGGIATRGSRLHGEYQVLYGRLVSPWWDAQIGVRVDQANEDGSAATRVGAVAGLQGLAPGWFEVEPSMFVTTDGNVSLDLTVSYDLYLTQRLVLQPRLESAVSLRDEVEFGIGRGLSSTSFGLRTRIELRREFAPYFGVVWDRGYGRTAQFARQAGGAAGEARLVAGLRLWQ, encoded by the coding sequence ATGATGCAGCCTGATCGCGTCACGCGGTTCTTGGCCGCGCCGGTGCTCATTGTCGCATTGATGTTGGCCAGCAGCGGTCCGTTGGCTGCGCAAGTTGTCGATACGCTACCTCATTCGAGCGCGCACGACATGTCGTGGGGGAGAGAGACGTTTGTGCTCTCGGAAGTGCTGGAGTATGCACCCTCCGGCGTGAATCGCCCCGTGAACTACGACCTGCTGGCGTGGACCGGAGGCGCGGTGAATCGTCTTTGGGCGAAGGCCGACGGAGGCATCGCAACACGCGGCAGTCGCCTGCATGGCGAGTACCAGGTGCTGTACGGTCGACTCGTATCGCCCTGGTGGGATGCGCAGATCGGCGTGCGCGTGGACCAGGCGAATGAAGACGGCAGCGCCGCGACGCGCGTGGGCGCGGTAGCGGGCTTGCAGGGCTTGGCCCCCGGCTGGTTCGAGGTGGAGCCGTCGATGTTCGTGACAACGGACGGCAACGTGTCGCTCGATCTCACCGTGTCGTACGACCTGTACCTGACGCAGCGTCTGGTGTTGCAGCCCCGTCTCGAGTCCGCCGTGTCACTACGCGATGAAGTTGAGTTCGGTATCGGGCGAGGACTCAGCAGTACCTCGTTCGGTTTGCGAACGCGCATTGAGCTGCGCCGCGAGTTTGCGCCGTACTTCGGTGTGGTGTGGGACCGGGGTTATGGACGCACAGCACAGTTTGCGCGGCAAGCGGGTGGGGCGGCCGGGGAAGCGCGACTTGTGGCAGGCCTTAGGCTCTGGCAATAA
- a CDS encoding DUF2384 domain-containing protein, whose product MHTDIELAAEIAQGLPSGSLTHLVEELHPALSPQLIYALVGSDRALDLKQRNRERLSPSESDRLARLARIAVRAEEALGDRDTAYRWLGTHNRALEGRQPLELLGTDAGATEVQEVLVRIEHGVYG is encoded by the coding sequence GTGCACACCGATATCGAGCTTGCCGCGGAGATCGCTCAAGGGCTCCCCTCGGGGTCGCTCACCCACCTGGTCGAGGAACTCCACCCGGCCTTATCGCCACAATTGATCTACGCCCTCGTCGGGTCCGACCGCGCGCTCGATCTCAAACAGAGGAACCGCGAGCGACTGTCTCCCTCTGAATCAGATCGGCTGGCGCGTTTGGCGCGGATCGCCGTCCGGGCAGAGGAGGCCCTAGGAGACCGGGACACCGCATACCGGTGGCTCGGGACACACAACCGGGCGCTGGAGGGGCGGCAGCCTCTGGAGTTACTCGGCACGGACGCAGGCGCGACGGAGGTGCAGGAGGTGCTCGTGCGCATCGAGCACGGCGTATACGGCTGA
- a CDS encoding heavy metal translocating P-type ATPase → MFRDRFWLSLLLTVPVVIWSAHIEQLLGYTAPVFPFSARIPAALGTLVFLYGGLVFLRSAAGELRARQPGMMTLISLAITVAFVFSWVVELGVLRAEALWWELATLVTIMLLGHWIEMRSIQQAQGALKELAKLLPDEATRITSGGTETVAVSELREGDKLLIRPGERVPADGTIVRGSSTLDEAMITGESRPVERGVDDEVIAATINGDGVLEIAVTGTGEKTKLSGIMRLVADAQSSKSRAQLLADRAARLLTWVAIGSALVTLVAWLAVGATIDVAIVRVVTVLVIACPHALGLAVPLVVAISTAIGARHGLLVRDRRGLEEARKLDTVVFDKTGTLTLGEFRIVALAMADGVTREQVLRLAAGVESQSEHPIARGIIRTASEEGIEMPTVSDARGLPGRGVAATIDGVTYEMGGPALLEERSADVPASLTATVSDAKKGGQAVIYLLQDGRVLAALAIADAIRPESYEAMRALHALGVQVTMMTGDAREVANAVAAELGIDDVLAQVLPEDKARHVREIQESGRRVAMVGDGVNDAPALATADVGIAIGAGTDGAAEAGHIVLVRSDPRDIPRIITLSRASYRKMVQNLWWAAGYNIVAIPLAAGVLAPWGIVLTPAIGAVLMSLSTIIVAVNAQLLRRARL, encoded by the coding sequence ATGTTCCGCGACCGCTTCTGGCTTTCTCTGTTACTGACGGTGCCGGTCGTCATCTGGTCCGCGCACATCGAACAATTGCTCGGCTACACGGCGCCCGTGTTTCCGTTCTCCGCCCGCATCCCTGCGGCCCTTGGTACGCTGGTTTTCCTTTACGGCGGCCTCGTGTTTCTCCGATCCGCCGCCGGCGAACTGCGCGCGCGACAGCCAGGGATGATGACGCTTATCTCGCTGGCCATCACGGTGGCGTTCGTGTTCTCGTGGGTGGTCGAACTGGGAGTGCTACGAGCCGAAGCACTGTGGTGGGAGCTGGCGACTCTGGTGACCATCATGCTGCTCGGGCACTGGATCGAAATGCGCTCGATCCAGCAGGCACAGGGCGCGCTGAAGGAGTTGGCGAAGCTCCTGCCCGATGAAGCCACGCGCATTACGAGTGGCGGGACAGAGACCGTCGCGGTGAGCGAGCTACGCGAGGGTGACAAACTCCTCATCCGTCCCGGCGAACGCGTGCCGGCGGACGGTACAATCGTGCGCGGCTCGAGCACGTTGGATGAAGCCATGATCACCGGCGAATCACGACCGGTGGAACGAGGCGTTGACGACGAAGTGATCGCGGCCACCATCAACGGCGATGGAGTGCTCGAGATCGCGGTGACCGGGACCGGCGAGAAGACAAAGCTGTCGGGCATCATGCGATTGGTCGCCGATGCGCAGTCGTCCAAGTCCCGCGCGCAGCTTCTGGCGGATCGTGCGGCGCGATTGTTGACGTGGGTGGCCATCGGTTCCGCGCTCGTGACACTTGTCGCCTGGCTCGCTGTTGGCGCCACCATCGATGTCGCCATCGTGCGCGTCGTGACGGTGCTGGTGATCGCCTGCCCGCACGCACTGGGGCTCGCCGTGCCGCTGGTGGTCGCCATTTCCACTGCAATCGGCGCGCGGCACGGACTGCTCGTACGAGACCGACGCGGGTTGGAGGAAGCGCGCAAACTCGATACGGTGGTATTCGACAAGACTGGCACACTGACACTTGGCGAGTTCCGCATCGTCGCGCTGGCCATGGCCGACGGTGTGACACGAGAGCAGGTGCTGCGTCTCGCCGCAGGGGTGGAGTCGCAGTCCGAGCATCCCATCGCACGCGGTATCATTCGTACCGCGAGTGAAGAAGGAATCGAAATGCCGACCGTGTCTGATGCGCGTGGGCTGCCTGGGCGTGGGGTGGCGGCGACCATCGATGGCGTGACGTATGAGATGGGCGGACCGGCCCTTCTCGAGGAGCGCTCCGCAGATGTCCCTGCGTCACTGACGGCAACGGTGTCGGACGCCAAGAAGGGCGGGCAGGCAGTCATCTACCTGCTGCAAGACGGCCGTGTACTTGCCGCACTCGCCATCGCCGACGCGATCCGCCCGGAGAGTTACGAAGCCATGCGCGCGCTGCACGCGCTCGGCGTGCAGGTGACCATGATGACCGGCGACGCGCGCGAGGTAGCGAATGCCGTGGCCGCCGAGTTGGGGATCGACGACGTGCTGGCGCAAGTGCTGCCCGAAGACAAGGCGCGGCACGTGCGAGAGATCCAGGAGTCTGGGCGACGGGTCGCGATGGTTGGCGATGGCGTGAACGATGCGCCGGCACTGGCGACGGCGGACGTGGGCATAGCCATCGGCGCGGGCACTGACGGCGCGGCCGAAGCCGGACACATCGTGCTGGTGCGATCTGACCCTCGCGATATTCCGCGCATCATCACGCTGTCGCGCGCGTCCTACCGCAAGATGGTCCAGAATCTGTGGTGGGCGGCCGGCTACAACATCGTGGCCATCCCGCTCGCCGCCGGAGTGCTGGCCCCCTGGGGCATTGTTCTGACGCCTGCGATTGGTGCGGTGCTCATGTCGCTCAGCACGATCATCGTCGCCGTCAACGCCCAGTTGCTCCGCCGCGCGCGTTTGTGA
- a CDS encoding DUF4440 domain-containing protein produces MHPTVRRMSVALAASYGLLMGAIMPTVARAQTADSAAVARTVARFHTALAAGDSAAALALLAPDVTIAESGGVETREEYRSHHLPGDIGFARAVKSERSAVRVVVGGDVAWSTSTSTTQGEYRGRAINTAGAELMVLTRATATPDGWHISAIHWSSRARRP; encoded by the coding sequence ATGCACCCGACCGTTCGCCGCATGTCCGTCGCGCTCGCCGCCTCCTATGGCCTCCTGATGGGCGCGATCATGCCGACCGTCGCCCGCGCCCAGACCGCGGACTCCGCGGCCGTGGCGCGCACCGTCGCGCGCTTTCACACGGCTCTTGCCGCCGGCGACAGCGCCGCCGCGCTCGCGCTGCTCGCGCCGGACGTGACCATTGCTGAGAGCGGGGGTGTCGAAACCCGGGAGGAGTACCGGAGCCACCACCTGCCGGGCGACATCGGCTTCGCGCGTGCCGTGAAGAGTGAACGCAGCGCGGTGCGCGTCGTGGTAGGTGGCGACGTCGCGTGGTCGACGTCCACGAGCACCACCCAGGGCGAATATCGAGGGCGCGCGATCAATACGGCCGGTGCGGAATTGATGGTCCTGACCCGCGCGACTGCCACCCCTGACGGCTGGCACATCAGCGCGATCCACTGGTCGTCGCGAGCCCGACGTCCCTAG